Proteins found in one Blastocatellia bacterium genomic segment:
- a CDS encoding BlaI/MecI/CopY family transcriptional regulator → MTKNPHAHLSRRERQIMDVIYTKGRATAAEVLEAIPLPPSYSAVRAMLRLLEEKGYLRHEQDGPRYVFLPTLSRERARQSAMKQLLQTFFDNSAEQAVAAFLDMSRARLSEAELDRLSEMIARARKEGR, encoded by the coding sequence ATGACTAAGAATCCGCATGCGCACCTGAGCCGCCGCGAGCGGCAGATCATGGATGTCATCTACACCAAAGGACGGGCGACCGCTGCCGAGGTGCTAGAGGCGATTCCGCTGCCGCCGAGCTATTCGGCAGTGCGCGCCATGCTCAGGCTGCTGGAAGAGAAGGGCTACCTGCGCCACGAGCAGGACGGGCCGCGCTACGTCTTCCTGCCGACGCTGTCGCGCGAGCGGGCGCGGCAGTCGGCGATGAAGCAGTTGCTGCAAACCTTTTTCGACAACTCGGCAGAGCAGGCGGTCGCCGCTTTTCTCGACATGTCGCGCGCCCGGCTGAGTGAGGCCGAGCTTGACCGCCTGTCTGAGATGATTGCGCGGGCCAGAAAGGAAGGGCGATGA